In a single window of the Paenibacillus sp. MMS20-IR301 genome:
- the sucD gene encoding succinate--CoA ligase subunit alpha, giving the protein MSILVDKHTKVITQGITGATGLFHTKGALDYGTQMVGGVTPGKGGTTVQITLENGTETSLPVFDTVVAAKAATGATASVIYVPPAFAADSIMEAVDAGLELVICITEGIPVLDMVRVSRYMEGKSTVLIGPNCPGVITPGECKIGIMPGYIHMPGYVGVVSRSGTLTYEAVHQLTARGIGQSSAVGIGGDPVKGSEFIDILKLFNEDPGTKAVVMIGEIGGTAEEEAALWIKENMTKPVVGFIGGVTAPAGKRMGHAGAIISGGKGTASEKIAVLEACGIKVAPTPAEMGSTLVSVLEERGILNAFTTH; this is encoded by the coding sequence ATGAGCATTCTTGTAGATAAGCATACGAAAGTCATCACGCAGGGAATTACGGGCGCTACAGGCTTATTTCATACTAAAGGAGCACTGGATTACGGTACGCAGATGGTAGGCGGGGTAACACCGGGCAAGGGGGGGACCACGGTACAGATTACCCTGGAGAATGGTACGGAAACCAGTCTGCCTGTGTTTGATACCGTCGTTGCCGCCAAAGCCGCTACGGGTGCGACAGCGAGTGTAATCTATGTGCCGCCCGCCTTTGCTGCTGACTCCATTATGGAAGCTGTGGATGCCGGGCTTGAGCTGGTTATTTGTATTACGGAAGGCATTCCGGTGCTTGATATGGTGAGGGTCTCCAGATATATGGAAGGTAAGTCTACCGTCCTGATCGGGCCTAACTGTCCCGGGGTAATTACGCCTGGAGAATGTAAAATAGGCATCATGCCGGGTTATATCCATATGCCGGGTTATGTCGGTGTAGTTTCACGGAGCGGAACTTTAACCTATGAAGCGGTTCACCAGCTGACAGCCCGCGGCATCGGCCAGTCTTCGGCAGTCGGCATTGGCGGGGACCCGGTCAAGGGCTCGGAATTCATTGATATTCTGAAGCTGTTTAATGAAGATCCCGGTACGAAAGCCGTGGTCATGATCGGGGAGATCGGCGGTACCGCAGAAGAGGAAGCCGCTCTATGGATTAAGGAGAATATGACGAAGCCTGTAGTAGGGTTTATCGGCGGTGTAACAGCACCTGCGGGCAAACGGATGGGGCATGCCGGGGCGATCATTTCAGGCGGGAAAGGGACGGCAAGCGAGAAAATCGCTGTGCTGGAAGCCTGCGGAATTAAGGTTGCGCCAACGCCTGCAGAAATGGGCTCGACCCTTGTGAGTGTGCTGGAGGAGCGCGGAATCTTGAATGCGTTCACCACCCACTAG
- the sucC gene encoding ADP-forming succinate--CoA ligase subunit beta: protein MNIHEYQGKEVLKKYGVAVPNGKVAYTVEEAVEAAAALGTPVVVVKAQIHAGGRGKAGGVKVAKDSDEVRAYADEILGKTLITHQTGPEGKVVKRLLIEEGCQIVKEYYIGLVVDRSTGRVVMMASEEGGTEIEEVAATHPEKIFKEVIDPAVGLQTFQARKLAYSIAIPSELVNKAVKFMQALYLAFVDKDCSIAEINPLVVTADGNVMALDAKLNFDSNALYRHKDILELRDLDEEDAKEIEASKFDLSYIALDGNIGCMVNGAGLAMATMDIIKYYGGEPANFLDVGGGATTEKVTEAFKIILSDDKVSGIFVNIFGGIMRCDVIASGVVEAARQLGLTKPLVVRLEGTNVALGKEILAGSGLNIVAADSMADGARKIVSLV from the coding sequence ATGAATATCCACGAGTATCAGGGAAAAGAAGTACTCAAGAAGTACGGTGTAGCCGTACCGAACGGAAAAGTTGCTTATACAGTGGAGGAAGCAGTGGAAGCTGCTGCAGCGCTGGGTACACCGGTTGTTGTAGTCAAGGCTCAGATTCATGCAGGAGGACGCGGCAAAGCCGGAGGCGTCAAGGTAGCGAAGGACAGTGATGAGGTCCGTGCCTATGCGGATGAGATCCTCGGCAAGACACTGATCACCCACCAGACAGGGCCGGAAGGCAAAGTTGTGAAGCGGCTGCTGATTGAAGAGGGCTGCCAGATTGTCAAAGAATACTATATTGGACTGGTTGTAGACCGCAGTACCGGCCGGGTGGTCATGATGGCATCCGAGGAAGGCGGTACAGAAATTGAAGAGGTGGCGGCCACGCATCCGGAGAAGATTTTCAAGGAAGTCATTGATCCGGCTGTAGGACTGCAGACCTTCCAGGCACGCAAACTGGCTTACAGCATTGCCATACCGTCCGAGCTGGTGAATAAAGCGGTCAAGTTCATGCAAGCGCTATATCTGGCTTTTGTGGATAAAGATTGCTCAATTGCGGAGATTAATCCGCTCGTGGTCACCGCTGACGGAAACGTAATGGCGCTGGATGCCAAGCTTAACTTTGATTCTAACGCGCTGTACCGGCATAAGGATATTCTGGAGCTGCGCGACCTTGACGAAGAGGATGCCAAAGAAATTGAAGCCTCCAAATTCGATCTCAGCTATATAGCACTGGATGGGAACATCGGCTGTATGGTGAACGGGGCGGGGCTCGCAATGGCAACCATGGATATTATTAAATATTACGGCGGCGAACCGGCGAACTTCCTCGATGTAGGGGGCGGTGCGACCACGGAGAAGGTTACTGAAGCGTTTAAAATTATCCTGTCTGATGATAAGGTGAGCGGGATATTTGTTAATATTTTCGGCGGAATTATGCGCTGTGATGTCATTGCTTCCGGGGTGGTCGAAGCGGCCAGGCAGCTGGGCCTGACGAAACCGCTGGTAGTACGGCTTGAAGGTACGAATGTGGCGCTAGGCAAAGAAATTCTCGCCGGCTCAGGGCTGAATATCGTAGCGGCTGATTCTATGGCTGACGGTGCCCGTAAAATCGTTTCTCTCGTGTAA
- a CDS encoding organic hydroperoxide resistance protein, whose amino-acid sequence MMTIQQKMYETTVKAVGGRQGYIESESPKLNLTISTPREMGGAGGEGTNPEQLFAAGYSACFDSALNMVARLGKVKIEGSEVTATVSFGKVEDGGFGIAVKLDVLVKGVDHETAVKLTEAAHGACPYSRATRGNIEVELNVL is encoded by the coding sequence ATGATGACTATTCAACAGAAAATGTATGAAACTACAGTAAAAGCAGTCGGCGGCAGACAAGGCTACATCGAATCCGAAAGTCCTAAGCTGAACCTCACCATCAGCACTCCGCGGGAAATGGGCGGCGCCGGCGGCGAAGGCACTAATCCTGAACAGCTGTTTGCAGCCGGCTATTCCGCCTGCTTCGACAGTGCGCTGAACATGGTAGCCCGCCTCGGCAAGGTCAAGATTGAAGGCAGTGAAGTAACAGCTACAGTGAGCTTCGGCAAAGTTGAAGACGGCGGCTTCGGAATTGCAGTGAAGCTGGATGTACTGGTCAAAGGCGTTGATCACGAAACAGCTGTCAAGCTGACCGAAGCAGCCCATGGCGCCTGCCCTTATTCCCGTGCAACCCGCGGTAATATTGAAGTGGAACTGAACGTTCTGTAA
- a CDS encoding MarR family transcriptional regulator: MQEETTTTPELMLENQLCFTIYACSREFTKLYQPHLDKIGLTYSQYLVMLVLWERRQCTVKELGEALFLDSGTLTPLLKRLQAAGLILRERSLQDERKVLISLTIQGRALQQEALCIPGKMAEGTMLSAEEFIALLGQFKGLLARVHEANINNSK; encoded by the coding sequence ATGCAAGAAGAAACAACTACAACCCCAGAGCTTATGCTGGAGAACCAGCTCTGCTTTACGATTTATGCCTGTTCGCGTGAATTTACGAAGCTGTACCAGCCTCATCTGGACAAGATCGGTTTGACCTATTCACAGTACCTCGTGATGCTTGTCCTCTGGGAAAGACGGCAATGCACAGTCAAGGAGCTTGGAGAGGCACTGTTCCTGGATTCAGGCACGCTTACACCGCTGCTGAAGCGGCTGCAGGCCGCAGGGCTGATCTTGCGTGAACGTTCTTTGCAGGATGAGCGGAAGGTGCTGATATCGCTGACCATTCAAGGCCGCGCGCTACAGCAGGAGGCACTGTGTATTCCAGGTAAAATGGCTGAAGGCACCATGCTCTCCGCCGAGGAATTCATCGCTCTGCTGGGCCAGTTTAAAGGTCTGCTGGCACGGGTTCATGAAGCTAATATTAATAACTCCAAATAG